TCAGGTAGGTTGTTGAAGCGTCAAGGAAAGAAATTGATGCAGATGGGTTTGGGGACATTTTCGTGAAAAGCGTCTACATAGCTACACGGATAGGAGTACCTGGGTGGGTACGCAGGGCAAGCCCTTGCCGTCTCTGTgccatggtttctctgtgaatgGCGTGAAGTCTCTGTGTGTTGCTATCATAGCTGTTTGAATGGAACCTCGCCATAGCTCGGTGTGAATGCTAGCGATGACTGCTGGTTAGACGTGTGGGAGGATTCACAGGCCCGTGGCTGGAATGCAATGCCAGCTCCCCCACCAGCAGAGTCTACTCAATAAAGTAGGGGACCTGACTTAGAGAGGTGCCAAAGGAACTTCCCAACCCAGCACAAACAACGGCATTTTAGTTTTGAATGGGAAAGCACTGTAGCTCCtagatatttgtatttttcttcaaaatttgaaCATCGggtataaaagtgtgtgtgtgtgtgtgtgtgtgtgtgcgcgcttcTCACAAGGCAGAATCTATTTCAAATATACATCAGATCCTGACTCTCATATCTGggggaaatgaaggaggaaggaagaaagtgcaGGGAGGCATGGAGgttagaagagaaggaagaggggagagaaggaaaggaagaagggaggactGGCCAGCCGAGTCTACTTGgccagctccaggccagtgagagactgtctcagaaacaaggtATATGGTTCCCAAGGAGCACCAGAGGAGTCCGGTGGCTTCTACACATACAATTacaatagtctctctctctctctctctctctctctctctctctctctctctctctttctctctctctctctctctcacacacacacacacaaagataaccAAGTTTGGAGTCAGCATGGTACTCCCCTGTTGTGACTCTTTGCTTTGGTGCTAATTTACTAAATATAAAGCATTTAAACTATGTCATCGTCAGTGGAAACGGTAGGACTGTGTGAAGTGTTCATACAATCAGTTATCACACAGTGGACATACATTCTACTGTcgtccatatgtatgtatgcatgcatgcatatatattacagtaAAGAACCTCCATATAGCTAGATTTGGCAGTGAATGTCTATAATCCtaacattcaggaagctgaggcagaagctcaagtttgaggctagcctgggctacagaaagaTCCCATCTtaacagagagaatgagaatgagaggGGCAGCACTCAAGAGTGAGTGCAGCTATGTAgaaattttctgtttcctgagatACTGCCTTTTTATATCTGATTCTATGTCTTTGAGCTACTGAACTCAGTCGAGAAAAGGAAACAACCAGCTCCCAGTGGGCTCTCCAATTCTAGGCTGCTTGTCAGCAATGGAAAATGTTAAAGGATTAATATCTAAAATGCATATTTTGGATACAAGAGGCACTTACGGTTGtatacatgttttctttctgagttacACTCTCCTATGGGTTTACTTTGCTTACATCAGCTGTTCGCTGATTCCAGTTTGCATGCAGGTGCGAGATGCGGAAGGCAGGTTACTCAGCGGGATAATAAGCAATACAGCGTTATAGTAATGCAGAATTATAAACGGTGGGATGATGGCAGCAGGTGTAGCACGCCAATCTTTTTAGGTGATGTCTTTTTAAACAGCAGGAAACTGAGCTGTTAGATTGGCATATATCACCTGCTGAAAGGAGCACAAAGgatcggtgtgtgtgtgtgtgtgtgttttacacacACGAGCTCATTAAGGTGCGGATTCCTGGAAATTGCTTTCTCCACCAGGATGGAGCGTGACTGATCACGAGTCCAAGCACACTCATGCTAGACTGAAAAGACCTACAGGTACCTGGCCCAAGGCCACTGCTACTTCAGTTGCTGGTGGAAATGAGTCTTGTAGCTAAGTGAGGTGATGATCCCTTACTTTCTTGGGGGGAGAGAGCTTGTAGGCAGCTGTGGGTTGTGACAGGGGTGTGGAGGTATGAAGCAGGGCGGGGGTACCTGTATATGGATCGGGTGGGAAGTCTGCTTGCATCAGCAGCAGCCTAGGTGAGGTTAAAAGCTTCCTGCAAACAGGTTCTGGTGTTTAGGATGAATGCCAGTTACTCATGTCCAACAGTCTAAGGGAGGCTGTTGCTTGGGGTCAAAAGCTGCTTTGCTAGCCCATAATAGTTTAGACCAGGCCAGAACGGAGGCAGTTACTAATGCTAAGGGTGTCCATCAAACTGAACTTTGAAACACGAGCTTTGGGCTAGTTTCCCCCAAAGCAGGGGAGTCCCATCAGGTGAATCATCAGTGAGGAAGACCTGTTTCAACCATGGATGGAGAAGAACTCTGCAAAGTGAAgccccttttatttattcttgtttctgctttttctggCAGCCCCTTTCTGTCGGTCACGTCAGCTCACTGGATACTCATCCTATTTTCAGGTTGCAATAAAAAAGCTAAATCAGATCTTTAAACTGgctgcttccccccaccccgcctaGGCGCTATCTTGTCTCAGATACTCATCTACTGAGCTAGGCCGAGATAAAGCAAGGTTAACTTTACCCCAGCTGACTGCTCTACAGCAATGCGAACACCGTGCAAGAAATCCGAATCCCAGAAAGGCCCAGTCGTTCAAGGAGGGTTTCTATGGCCCCTATTGTCATACAGGATCTGACTTGGAGCCTGGGGTGAGGGTCTCAGGGACGGAACTCAGGATACCCGAAGCAGCAATGGCAAGGTACCTGACATTCCCACGCACGCATCCTAGCAGACACCCCACGTGAGTTTGTTACACAGGAGCAAAGGACACCTTAGGGACCTGTCTCCAGACCTTGCAGACAGCCACGATAGAGCCCCGCGGCAGAGAAATATGCGCGTGCGCAacgtgtgtgtttggggggggagggggcgccgCAAGTTGGAAGCGCATGCGCGGCTAAGGGACTGTAGTTTCCGGGATGGCAGGGGCGGGACCTTCAGTGTAAGGGGCGGAGCCTGGCCGGCCATTCTGACCCCGACCTTACTGCGTGCACCTCGACCCCCAAAACACATGGCGCGGCACGTGTTCCTCACCGGGCCTCCAGGTGACCCAGGGCCTGCCAGACTTGGCGGGGAGGGGACGCGTCCTGGACAGTCCGTGTCTCCGGCCATGGCTGCAGTTGCGGTCTGGCTTGGTGCATTGCAGCCCGGCGGGAGGGAAGGCCGGGAAGAGCGCGGTGCGCGGTTCTTAGGTCCCCAACGACCGGCTGTCACCATGGTCTTAAGCCACGGAGGCCGGGGTGTACTTTGTAGACTTTGGAAGCCTTTGAGCCGTCAGAGGCGTTGGAGAGGAGCAGAGGACGGTGGTAGGAGACGCGTCAGCCTTGCCAGCACGCCCTGCGTTTGAAATCGGGATGCATTGGGTCCCCAGCATCCTGCTGTGGTGTTCACCGGAGATTGAGTGAACACAGGACTACGTGTTCCCTCCCCaagcctcccccctcccccgcttccCCCTCCGTACTAGCAAAGTCAGGGGTGTGCTGGGCATCCTGGATTAGTAAGCACCACACCCCTGCCTTGTCTCCCAAGTTGTTAGTGCTCCGCCCCTTGCGCTGCAGGACTCACCCCTGCGGTCTCTGGAGTCCTCTAGCTTTTGTACACACTTTACTGTCTGATTATTTGCTTACCACTAGCAATCCCAAAGGGTTTGGATTTCCAAGTCCCTGTTCACACGTGACCTCCTCTGAGCTGTGTGTGGGTTTTAGAAGAAGCCTGTTACATTTCCACTAGCGCAGGCCTGCAGCTCTTTGAGGCTGTGCTTTTGGTTCCCAGTCCTCTACCCAGGTATggccctgggtgtgtgtgtgtgtgtgtgtgtgtgtgtgtgtgacttttcattgctgtgaccgAACACAGGAGAAAAGCAGCTTCAaggaagaaagatattttgaggCTCCCATTTGGGGGGGACACAGTCCAACATGACAACCAAGGCCAGAGTGGTCAGAGCAGCCTGGTTCATGCATTGAGGCAGAGAGCTTGGGCTGGAAACGCCGAGGGCTGCAACCCTCTGGCCCACGGTTCCGGACCCAGCTTTTTCATCCTGGCTCCCTGCCCTGAAAGTTTGGCAGtaagccccctccccccaaatcatCAGCCTGATCAAACACACGAGCAGGTGGGGAACACTTTACATTTTCACAAGCATAAATCTGTTGAGCATAAATCtcggacagtggttctcaacctttcccaatgctgcagccctttaataccgttcctcatgctgtggtgacccccagccgtGAAATTACTTcgttgctactgttacgaattgtGTTGTAAAGGTCTGTGGTTTCCaatggtcttgggtgacccctgtgaaagggtcattcaactccCCACAAAGGGGTCGtaaccctcaggttgagaaccactgatctaggaGGAAAGGAAGCTGGGCTCCCCATGCATTCAGGACTGTGCTAGATGTAACTTCATGCCGCTCTGTCACCCCTGTGCTGGTCTCTACTGGGAATGAAAGTGCCCACACCTGGAGCAATCAGCATGGCGGTGTAATTAATAGTCGTGAAACCCATTTGCAGCCCGCTCCATTCCCAGTGATGGCCCTGGCAGGCTGGGGTGGCTCGGCCAGGTAAAGCTTCCTGACCCagctccttctttgtctcttccagGGGTTGGCAAGACAACCTTGATCCAGAAAGCCAGCGAGGTCCTGCAGTCCTCCGGCGTGCCCGTTGATGGATTTTACACGCAGGAAGTCAGGCAGGGCGGGAGAAGAATAGGATTTGATGTGGTCACCCTGTCCGGCGCTCGGGGGCCTCTGTCCAGAGTTGGGTACTGGTGTTTTGTCTCTAGCCTGTACTGTCCACACCTTGGGGGCATTTCTTCTGTGTTAGCGTGCGTGCATGTGGAGCATGTgtctgtgcagaggccagaggaacacacccgtgtcctgctctgtcactctctgccttagtccctcaagacagggtctctcgcatGCGGGCCGGCAAGTCCCAGAagtctcctgcctctccccctgCAGTACTGGGCCTATAAACATGCATGGCCATGCCCAGCGGTTTCCACTGGTGCTGAGGATTTCAActtgcagcaagtgttcttacttGCTGAGCTGTCTCGCCATCCTGGGAGCTACTTTCTTATGACTTCCCTATCGCTGACTCCCTTCAAAGCCATGTCTGGGGCCCACCTATGTTTCTTTGCCCATCATTGGGCTGGGAGTCTAACTGGACTCAGGGATAGCCAGGTCACCCTGTCTGTTTTGGACCTtcagaaatttctcagaaaaagaaaacagaccatCCTATgaaaaaggattttaaaagtcCTATGTGACCTAAAACTCTGGCCACAAATCATACACATTTCTCCTGTGATTTACTTAGCTCTGTCTAGTGCTActaacatttactttttaattattattctttgGAAGCACTTAGGATCGCATCGAGGGCTTTTCCCATCTTAGGCAGGCCTCTATTGCTAAGCTACCTCCTCAGCCCTCTGTTTAATATTGATCttaattttgtattgttttgataCAAGGTCATGCTAtccagccccagctggcctggagctcacaggggtcctgcctttgcctcctagtgctggggttaaaggtgtgtgtcaccacgcccAACACTccctgtttactttttattttgagaaagtctTAAGTTGCCCACGCTGGCATTGCACTCAACTCTGGCTCAAGAAATCCTTAAGCAttttgtcctcctgcctcagcctcctgattggtTGGGATGATGGCAGGCCTGCACCATCAGGCTCAGACAGACAGGCTCAGCTTTTGTATGGTGGCATGTGGGCCCGTGGGAGTTGCGGGGACTTCACTGTTACGTTCCAAGACTGATGTTGGCAGAAGCAGTGGCCCCGGTTTCAGGAGAGAAACCCCAGCGGGCCCAAACGTACACACTCCCACCCTGGTGTGAGTGATTGATTCGTAAGGGTGTGTGCGGAGAGCCGGTGGCTGAGCGGCACAGCCCAgccccagaggtcagaggtcagtggaGAATCCATATCAGTGTCTTGTCTTTCAGGTCACAGCCTCCACCTGGAAAGCCCGAATGCCGAGTAGGGCAGTATGTGGTGGACCTAGCGTCTTTTGAGCAGTTGGCACTACCCGTCCTAAGAAACGTGAGTCTACATTTTCTGTCTCAAAAGCCCATTGGCCTCTATGCTCTGTGGGATGTGCTGGCCACCTGAAcacagtggctttttttttctgtaattggGTTGTctcacagttttttaaaaagtcttccagCATCGAGCCTTGCTGAAGATAGATGCCTTACTCTGCTGTCACTCTGAGCTGTCACGTGCCCCAAAGCACATGTAAAGTATTTCAGCTTAGGAAGTCTCTAATGGAGATCTATATCCCCCGCTCTGTGCTGCACAGAGCTAGCTGCAGTGTGGGCTCCGTGGATTACTCCGTACTGCTGCTCCCTGTCCCTCTGCTCCGTGCTGGGCAGAGCTTACAGCATGtgctgtgcactgctgtgcaCCAGTTAGGGGAAGCCTGGAGCTGCTGAGGAATTCACCGCCCACCAAGGGCAGCCTCCGTCTTCAGAGGCCTGGGGTCCTGCGGTCTGTGCTGACCTGTAGCTGCTGTTCCTAGGATCCCCCTGagctcccctctgcctcctccctccttccctcagccCCTCTAGGAATCCCCAACATGTCTGCTCTAGGCTGTGGCGGCTGCTCTGTCACTAGCAGCTGGGGGCAGGTGGAGAATGCTGTAtcttcttgtttatttccccTGGTGTCCATGCCTCCCTCCCATGCTCAGGCAGCAGTGAGAAGTGGCTGATGATATTCTGAGTGCAGAGCCTGGCTATGGGCATTGAATTCATATAAAGAATTGATTTTTGCTCAGCCAAGCCATGCTTGGTGTCTGGCTTCAGGCTTACGTAAGAGCTCCTATGTGCTTGCTGACCAAGTCAACCATTTGTCTCTTGTTttcaatggaaaaagaaaatagaaactgctCATATTTTTATAGTCACCCATGTTTCTGTAATCATTGTGACTGTAAACTCAGGCCACCAAACTGGACTTGGATTGAGTAATCACTGTGGTCTGTGGCTGCTGATCTACCTGGGCTATGCAGACATTGGTTTATCTACCCAAATACAGTCGTGCCACATCCTGTCACCTGCAGCAGTGACAGCTCCCTGGGGAGGGTCTGCAGGCGGAGGCTGGGTGAGAAGGGTTGGGGCTGCCCGGGGCTCCTGGACCATGCGTGGGAATCCGTCGTGCTACACCTCTGCCGGCCCCAGCACTGAGAGTGCTCCGTAGACGTGTGCCTCTGTTTGCATTTTGAGGGATGATAGAAATAGATACTTTTAATAACTTACAAAGTGTTTTAGACTCTAACTTGTTGTCACTCTTTCCATGGTTTGTGTTTTGATGTAACCAggtctctctctggtttttctgttgcttgtgtgtctgggtgttttgtctgcttgtgtgtctgatcaccgtgtgtgtgcagtgtcctcAGAGGCTAATCGAGGGTGCTGGTCCTCTGCAACTGGAgctcagacagttgtgagccaccttgggtgctgggaacatggGCTTctaagagctgccagtgctcttaactgctgagccatctctccagccctaaccaGATATTTCTTAAAGCAAACGACCTTCTAACTTATtgattcttcttttctgttcttcatatggataatttcttttttctttcttttactttttttattaacACAGAAAATCTCTGTCCTGATCCAAATTAATACAGCATTTTACCTACATCTTCTTTATTCTATGAGCTTGTTAAAATGCGTTTTTAATCCGTCTGGATTTGTTTTGAATATAGCATAGAGTGACATTCTTAATTAGTTTCTTCAAGATACTTGGCCAGCTTACTAAGACCATTTGCTAAAAGCCTGTGTCTAATTAGTTTATACTTTGTAAGTTACACCGTAGAATGTGCGTGATGATTTGGGGTCATCTCTTCCACCGACCTTTTTGATTCTTGCCTGAATACCACTCTAGTCTAGGTAATTGTGTgattttagaaaaagattttaatttttaaggttatgagtgtatggggtgtgtgtgtgtgtgtgtgtgtgtgtgtgtgtgtaacataggACCAGAAAGTGACTCTTGCTGTTTCAGGCCACAGAGCTGTGGAAGCTGTGGGAGAATCCAGAACTATCAGATCCGGTTGGATCTTTTCCTAGAGGTCAGTGAGCGTCCCAGCACTGTTGGTGAGCATGGCCAGTGAGTGTGGTCGGTGAGCGTACCAGCACTGTTGGTGAGCGTGGTCAGTGAGCGTCCCTGCACTGTTGGTGAGCGTGGCATTTATTTCTTGCTTCCACATTTTGACTCTCCCTCATCACACCTGTGTAATGGGATTGGCTATAGAAACAGAATACCACCTGGTGTGAATACAAGCCTGTTTCAAAGTATTTAAAGTGCTATCAGTGAAGACGTTGCTACAGGGACTCCGTAGGAAAAGGAGCTAGAAGGTCGGGCCCAGGCTGACTTTTCAGTCCCCCACAGCACCTGCTGATGACGTCTTCATGGTGTCCCTTTGGCCTGCTGGGCCTTGAGCAGGGAGGCTGTGCCCTTCTTGTCAGACTTTCCCTAACGGTTCTACTTTCTCTAAACTTTACGTCATCATCTGAGGATTCAAATAATCTTCTCTGAGGCCCCAGCTGGCAGGCAGATTTACCCATCAATCCTCTCTCTATCACAGTAGCAGCGATTCGCGCGAAGCTACAGTGTGGTGAAGGGCTGAGCTCCTAACACCTTGATGGTTCCCCCCCCAGGTCTGATCTTCACTTTCTGTCCAGTCACCTTCTCGGTTAGAAAACAGGTCATCATTGCTGACCAATTATCTGCCCCCAGGCATGAAGAGAAGGGCGCCAGGATCAAAGATCTCAAACTTTTATCAGGAGTTGAAATACTGATTcgttttttttccccaggcatGTGCAACTTTTAGAGACCACTTGGCACTTGTGAGCAGTCAAGATGGCAGGAATTCAGCCTGTGAGGTTCTGGTcacaattctgtgtgtgtgtgcacagagcgGCTCTTTCTGGCTGTGCAGGGCCCTGTGCTGTGTGGTTAGGCCTCCCTGATCAGCAAGCTGTGCTCGGATGGTGACATCTCCCACACCCACAGTGACATTGTGAGCCATCTTTGTGTGTGACTGACCCTGGCCTCTGGGTTCCTGGGGACCACAGTGCTGTCCTGCTTGAGTGGGACTGTAGCCGGTCTGTGGCGAGAGGGAGTTCTTAATTAAACACAGCTCTGCCAGATGTGTGGGGGCTTTAGGGGTAGGTGCGTTTGACCACAGCTCTTACTGTGCTGTCAGTAAGGACATTCGGTACAGATGCCCACATCTGTTGTCACAACAGCTGGGGACAGAGCACAGCAGTCCTGGCCGAGTCCTGGTGTTGCTTActcaggggctgaggagatggaggaggtgaTAGGCAACCACACTGGGAAGGGACCGTCCGTCACAGCCTGA
This is a stretch of genomic DNA from Arvicola amphibius chromosome 15, mArvAmp1.2, whole genome shotgun sequence. It encodes these proteins:
- the Ntpcr gene encoding cancer-related nucleoside-triphosphatase isoform X2 yields the protein MARHVFLTGPPGVGKTTLIQKASEVLQSSGVPVDGFYTQEVRQGGRRIGFDVVTLSGARGPLSRVGSQPPPGKPECRVGQYVVDLASFEQLALPVLRNAGPSRSPGHSVCVIDEIGKMELFSQPFVQAVRQTLSTPGTVVLGTIPVPKGKPLALVEEIRNRHDVKVFSVTKENRNSLLPDIVTCVQRSRT
- the Ntpcr gene encoding cancer-related nucleoside-triphosphatase isoform X1, with protein sequence MAAVAVWLGALQPGGREGREERGARFLGPQRPAVTMVLSHGGRGVLCRLWKPLSRQRRWRGAEDGGVGKTTLIQKASEVLQSSGVPVDGFYTQEVRQGGRRIGFDVVTLSGARGPLSRVGSQPPPGKPECRVGQYVVDLASFEQLALPVLRNAGPSRSPGHSVCVIDEIGKMELFSQPFVQAVRQTLSTPGTVVLGTIPVPKGKPLALVEEIRNRHDVKVFSVTKENRNSLLPDIVTCVQRSRT